CCTGCAGTCAATAGGAGTCCGCATGCCTGATCATAGAATTCCCCTGGAACTCATAAAGAGGGCAGGCACTCCTCTTGCTGCTCCGAGTGCTAACCTGTCAGGAAAACCGAGTCCCAGCCTTGCAGCCCATGTTATATCTGATCTTACAGGCAGGATTGATGCAATTCTTGATGGAGGGAAGGCTGACATCGGTCTTGAGTCAACTGTAATTGATATGACTGTCGAGCCGCCTGTTGTGCTCAGACCCGGAGCCGTGAGTATTGAGGAGCTTGAAAGTATTATAGGAAAGGTCAGACTCGGATACAAAAGCAGCAAAGTAGAGAACGAACCGGATCTGTCCGAAAAAAAGGCAGGTCAGAAATACGGGCATTATACCCCTGATACAGAAGTCGTACTTGTTGAAGGGGAAGGCAAACCAGTCTCAGATAAGCTTGTCAAGCTACTTGATAATTACAGGAGTAAAGGACAGAAAGTCGGGCTTCTTCTCAGTGAGGAAACCGCAGCTTTCCTTTCTATGAAAAATCTAAGCCCAGACAATTGTTTTTTACTGGGGTCCAGGAAAGAACCAGAGATAGCCGCCAGGAAACTCTTTGAAGGGCTAAGAAAACTTGACAGGAAGGGGCTGGACGTCATTGTAGCTGATGGGTCTTTCAGCCGTTCAGGACTTGGCGAAGCGCTTATTAACCGGCTTAGAGAAGCGTCTTCTAGAAAATTTGTTGTTTAAAAACTCAACTGTAATGCAAAGTTGAAGATTCAGTTAAACGTTTAAGAGGGATGGTCTTGAAAGCAGAAAAAAAGGAAAATCTGTTGAGAATGCGGGCTTATAAAAAAGTCATGG
The Methanosarcina thermophila TM-1 genome window above contains:
- a CDS encoding L-threonylcarbamoyladenylate synthase, producing the protein MQAENGNRAKTLVFRVSDENFDSVLDRAADIIKNGGTVAFPTETVYGLGADGLNPEAVLKIFKAKERPPGNPLSLLVHSREDIKKVAKNVPENAFRLMDAFWPGPLTIILEKTDIVPDITSGNLQSIGVRMPDHRIPLELIKRAGTPLAAPSANLSGKPSPSLAAHVISDLTGRIDAILDGGKADIGLESTVIDMTVEPPVVLRPGAVSIEELESIIGKVRLGYKSSKVENEPDLSEKKAGQKYGHYTPDTEVVLVEGEGKPVSDKLVKLLDNYRSKGQKVGLLLSEETAAFLSMKNLSPDNCFLLGSRKEPEIAARKLFEGLRKLDRKGLDVIVADGSFSRSGLGEALINRLREASSRKFVV